The Chaetodon auriga isolate fChaAug3 chromosome 22, fChaAug3.hap1, whole genome shotgun sequence genome contains a region encoding:
- the rhno1 gene encoding RAD9, HUS1, RAD1-interacting nuclear orphan protein 1 yields the protein MPRKAAKTQKPPLLFLERTVCGARVQNVPEVRAALNPREFFTEKHERTSSALNSWVSPQFDSSAAAALPARRGRRKCHSATSILDSCSQLSRKNSVCKFPSLTFQTRSRDQPHQPKSTCSKRAAERTVVSHAGNQPQGSCQIRGALSSALYSDTPQRPRTSIRKRNVERFSDSAASSGRRSDQTETPSVQVTEKCRIPADCASTPASNEFRATEDAGVDPPPDVDTPKVIQEGSSDSSPTSLRLLLPQSCTPPYNQPPDILVADTPERDYGLKVTWRRRRSLMLFLKERGHLSDSKLLIHS from the exons ATGCCCCGTAAAGCTGCAAAGACACAGAAGCCTCCCCTGCTGTTCCTGGAGCGGACTGTGTGCGGCGCCAGAGTCCAAAATGTGCCTGAAGTCCGAGCAGCACTCAACCCCAGAGAATTCTTCACAGAGAAACACGAACGCACCAGCTCAGCACTTAACTCTTGG GTAAGCCCTCAGTTTGacagttcagctgcagctgccctTCCAGCGAGACGAGGGAGGAGAAAATGCCACTCTGCCACAAGCATCCTTGACAGTTGCAGTCAGCTTTCCAGGAAAAACAGCGTGTGCAAATTCCCCTCATTAACGTTTCAGACAAGGTCAAGAGACCAGCCTCATCAACCAAAGAGCACATGCTcaaagagagctgcagagcgTACCGTTGTGTCTCATGCCGGGAATCAACCGCAGGGATCATGCCAAATCAGAGGGGCGCTTTCAAGTGCACTGTACTCAGACACACCGCAGAGACCGAGGACCTcaatcagaaaaagaaatgtggagAGATTTTCTGACAGTGCTGCATCCTCCGGCAGACGTTCGGACCAAACTGAAACTCCATCTGTTCAAGTGACAGAGAAATGCAGAATCCCAGCAGATTGTGCTTCAACACCTGCCTCCAATGAGTTCAGGGCCACTGAGGACGCCGGTGTTGATCCACCACCTGATGTAGACACTCCAAAAGTAATACAAGAGGGGAGCAGTGATTCCTCCCCCACCTCTCTGCGCCTGCTACTGCCTCAGTCATGTACACCACCATATAATCAGCCACCTGACATTTTGGTGGCTGACACACCAGAGAGGGATTATGGGTTGAAGGtgacatggaggaggaggaggagtttgatgctgtttttaaaggagaGGGGCCACCTCTCTGATTCAAAATTGTTAATTCACAGCTGA
- the LOC143315027 gene encoding cystine/glutamate transporter codes for MDGTKMKREEGDKKEKAEEEVVHLRREISLLPAVSFIIGTVVGSGIFIAPKGVLMNSGSVGLSLLVWALCGVLSLFGALCYAELGTSFSKSGGHYTYLLETLGPLPAFLRLWVEFLFIRPAVASYVSLAFGRYVVEPFFAPCAAPTALIKLVSIIGLTFIVAVNCWSVTMASRTQVTLTFIKTFALVLIIIPGIIALAKGKTENFANGFEVESLTLDRLPLAFYNGLYAYGGWFYLNFVTEEVINPTRTIPLAIICSMVTVTVFYVLVNVAYYTMMTPAELLLSDAVAVTFASRALEGLASVIPILVALSCLGALNGGFFGSPRMLFVGAREGHWPAIFSMIHIRRQTPLPAVLLLYPLVVLMLIKGEIYQLINFASFARWLFIALATMGMLIHRYRFPLHPRPFKVPLAIAVTFTVVCFFIVGLSLYSDPWNTGWSCVLTLTGVPVYYVTIYRFRLPNRWRRIFNCCSKQLQILLEVAQQEIQTY; via the exons ATGGACGGgacgaagatgaagagagaggagggggacaagAAGGAGAAGGCAGAAGAGGAGGTGGTGCACCTCCGGAGGGAGATCAGCCTGCTGCCTGCCGTGTCCTTCATCATCGGCACAGTGGTGGGCAGTGGGATCTTCATCGCGCCCAAGGGGGTCCTGATGAACAGTGGCAGCGTGGGGCTCTCTCTGCTGGTGTGGGCGCTGTGCGGCGTCCTGTCCCTGTTTG GGGCTCTGTGTTATGCTGAACTGGGCACCAGCTTTTCAAAATCAGGGGGCCACTACACTTACCTACTGGAGACACTGGGGCCACTGCCAGCCTTTTTACGACTCTGGGTTGAATTCTTATTCATCAG GCCAGCTGTGGCTTCCTATGTGTCCCTGGCTTTCGGCCGCTATGTGGTGGAGCCGTTCTTTGCGCCTTGCGCTGCTCCCACGGCGCTAATCAAGCTCGTCAGCATCATCGGCTTGA CGTTCATCGTGGCAGTTAACTGCTGGAGTGTGACCATGGCCTCTCGCACTCAGGTCACCTTGACCTTCATCAAGACGTTTGCCCTGgtcctcatcatcatccccGGCATCATCGCTCTGGCCAAAG gaaaaacagagaatttCGCCAATGGTTTCGAGGTCGAGTCATTAACGTTGGACAGGCTGCCTCTGGCCTTCTATAACGGCCTGTATGCCTACGGTGGATG GTTTTATCTGAACTTTGTCACAGAGGAGGTCATAAACCCTACTAG AACCATCCCACTGGCCATAATCTGCTCCATGGTGACAGTGACGGTCTTCTACGTGCTGGTTAATGTGGCCTACTACACCATGATGACCCCCGCCGAGCTGCTGCTGTCGGATGCCGTGGCCGTg ACGTTTGCAAGCCGCGCTCTCGAGGGATTGGCGTCCGTGATTCCCATTCTTGTGGCTCTGTCTTGCCTCGGAGCGCTAAACGGTGGCTTCTTTGGTTCACCCAG GATGCTGTTTGTGGGAGCCAGGGAGGGTCACTGGCCTGCAATCTTTTCCATGATTCACATCCGCAGACAGACACCTTTGCCTGCTGTGCTCTTACTG TACCCTTTGGTGGTGCTGATGTTAATCAAAGGGGAGATCTACCAGCTCATCAACTTTGCCTCCTTCGCCCGCTGGCTCTTCATCGCCTTGGCAACCATGGGGATGCTCATCCATCGATATCGCTTCCCCCTCCACCCAAGACCTTTTAAG GTGCCCCTGGCCATCGCCGTCACCTTCACTGTGGTTTGCTTCTTCATCGTGGGCCTGTCTCTGTACTCGGACCCCTGGAACACGGGGTGGAGCTGTGTCCTCACGCTGACCGGGGTCCCTGTTTACTACGTCACCATCTACCGCTTTCGCCTGCCCAATAGATGGAGACGCATCTTCA ACTGCTGCAGCAAGCAGCTGCAGATCCTTCTAGAAGTTGCTCAACAGGAAATCCAGACATACTGA
- the tulp3 gene encoding tubby-related protein 3 isoform X1 — protein MNYDSMRPSSSASISSNSTASGIKDDSASLMEQKLERQRALLKQKQRRKRLDPMMVQPNMEARPRRSRTRRGEEQAPLVESQLSVTNDVIMDGIDGPAAYLGSEAPDLGMKIQILSVSQSQSQFQSQPQSPTAEEPERDGDTETLLEPKTDIHELLQKKGLSGSMNFDEASEHEDDVEDERTCSLSLNADATRPSSAASGKDIPEAVTPGSPTADSALIDVANLEEFVFRPAPRGVTVKCRITRDKKGMDRGLYPTYFMHMEREDGKRVFLLAGRKRKKSKTSNYLISVDATDLSREGESFIGKLRSNLMGTKFTVYDNGTNPCKNPGALLEESNTRQELAAICYETNVLGFKGPRKMTVIIPGMNMNFERVPARPQNEQESLLSRWQNHSLDNLIELHNKAPVWNDDTQSYVLNFHGRVTQASVKNFQIVHDNDPDYIVMQFGRVAEDIFTLDYNYPMCALQAFAIGLSSFDSKLACE, from the exons ATGAATTACGACAGCATGAG ACCCTCCAGCTCTGCCAGCATCTCGTCTAACTCAACAGCAAG TGGTATTAAAGATGACAGTGCCAGTCTTATGGAGCAGAAGCTGGAAAGACAG AGGGCGCTGCTGAAGCAGAAGCAGCGGAGGAAGCGTCTGGACCCTATGATGGTCCAGCCCAACATGGAGGCTCGGCCCCGGCGCTCCAGGACACGGCGTGGCGAGGAGCAGGCCCCTCTGGTAGAGTCTCAACTCAGCGTCACCAATGATGTTATCATGGATG GTATCGATGGCCCGGCAGCTTACTTGGGCTCAGAAGCCCCTGATCTGGGAATGAAAATCCAAATCCTGTCAGTGAGCCAGTCCCAGTCTCAGTTCCAGTCACAGCCTCAGTCACCCACTGCCGAGGAGCCTGAGAGGGATGGAGACACCGAGACGCTGCTGGAGCCCAAGACAGACATCCACGAGTTACTGCAGAAAAAAG GTCTGTCTGGCAGCATGAACTTCGACGAAGCCAGCGAGCATGAAGACGACGTGGAGGATGAACGGACGTGCTCTCTGTCCCTCAACGCAGACGCCACCAGACCCTCCTCGGCTGCCAGCGGCAAAGACATTCCA GAGGCGGTAACCCCCGGATCCCCCACAGCGGACAGCGCACTCATCGACGTGGCCAATCTAGAGGAGTTTGTCTTTCGTCCGGCTCCGCGCGGCGTCACTGTTAAATGTCGAATCACCCGGGACAAGAAGGGCATGGACCGCGGCCTGTACCCCACCTACTTCATGcacatggagagagaggacggCAAGAGG GTGTTTCTGCTGgcggggaggaagaggaagaagagtaaGACGTCCAACTACCTTATTTCAGTGGACGCCACTGATCTGTCGCGAGAGGGGGAGAGCTTCATCGGTAAACTGAG GTCCAACCTCATGGGCACCAAATTCACGGTGTACGACAACGGCACCAATCCGTGCAAAAACCCCGGGGCGCTGCTGGAAGAGAGCAACACACGACAGGAGCTTGCTGCCATCTGCTAT GAAACCAACGTGCTGGGATTCAAAGGGCCGCGTAAGATGACTGTAATCATCCCGGGCATGAACATGAATTTTGAAAGAGTCCCTGCGAGGCCTCAAAAT gagcaggagagccTCCTGAGCAGGTGGCAGAATCACTCGCTGGACAACCTGATCGAGCTGCACAACAAGGCGCCCGTGTGGAACGACGACACCCAGTCTTACGTGCTGAACTTCCACGGCCGCGTCACCCAAGCGTCAGTGAAAAACTTTCAGATAGTTCACGACAACGACC CTGACTACATCGTCATGCAGTTTGGCAGAGTGGCCGAAGACATCTTCACTCTGGACTACAACTACCCCATGTGCGCCCTGCAGGCCTTCGCCATCGGCCTGTCGAGCTTCGACAGCAAGCTGGCCTGCGAATGA
- the tulp3 gene encoding tubby-related protein 3 isoform X2, producing the protein MSMEQRALLKQKQRRKRLDPMMVQPNMEARPRRSRTRRGEEQAPLVESQLSVTNDVIMDGIDGPAAYLGSEAPDLGMKIQILSVSQSQSQFQSQPQSPTAEEPERDGDTETLLEPKTDIHELLQKKGLSGSMNFDEASEHEDDVEDERTCSLSLNADATRPSSAASGKDIPEAVTPGSPTADSALIDVANLEEFVFRPAPRGVTVKCRITRDKKGMDRGLYPTYFMHMEREDGKRVFLLAGRKRKKSKTSNYLISVDATDLSREGESFIGKLRSNLMGTKFTVYDNGTNPCKNPGALLEESNTRQELAAICYETNVLGFKGPRKMTVIIPGMNMNFERVPARPQNEQESLLSRWQNHSLDNLIELHNKAPVWNDDTQSYVLNFHGRVTQASVKNFQIVHDNDPDYIVMQFGRVAEDIFTLDYNYPMCALQAFAIGLSSFDSKLACE; encoded by the exons ATGTCAATGGAGCAG AGGGCGCTGCTGAAGCAGAAGCAGCGGAGGAAGCGTCTGGACCCTATGATGGTCCAGCCCAACATGGAGGCTCGGCCCCGGCGCTCCAGGACACGGCGTGGCGAGGAGCAGGCCCCTCTGGTAGAGTCTCAACTCAGCGTCACCAATGATGTTATCATGGATG GTATCGATGGCCCGGCAGCTTACTTGGGCTCAGAAGCCCCTGATCTGGGAATGAAAATCCAAATCCTGTCAGTGAGCCAGTCCCAGTCTCAGTTCCAGTCACAGCCTCAGTCACCCACTGCCGAGGAGCCTGAGAGGGATGGAGACACCGAGACGCTGCTGGAGCCCAAGACAGACATCCACGAGTTACTGCAGAAAAAAG GTCTGTCTGGCAGCATGAACTTCGACGAAGCCAGCGAGCATGAAGACGACGTGGAGGATGAACGGACGTGCTCTCTGTCCCTCAACGCAGACGCCACCAGACCCTCCTCGGCTGCCAGCGGCAAAGACATTCCA GAGGCGGTAACCCCCGGATCCCCCACAGCGGACAGCGCACTCATCGACGTGGCCAATCTAGAGGAGTTTGTCTTTCGTCCGGCTCCGCGCGGCGTCACTGTTAAATGTCGAATCACCCGGGACAAGAAGGGCATGGACCGCGGCCTGTACCCCACCTACTTCATGcacatggagagagaggacggCAAGAGG GTGTTTCTGCTGgcggggaggaagaggaagaagagtaaGACGTCCAACTACCTTATTTCAGTGGACGCCACTGATCTGTCGCGAGAGGGGGAGAGCTTCATCGGTAAACTGAG GTCCAACCTCATGGGCACCAAATTCACGGTGTACGACAACGGCACCAATCCGTGCAAAAACCCCGGGGCGCTGCTGGAAGAGAGCAACACACGACAGGAGCTTGCTGCCATCTGCTAT GAAACCAACGTGCTGGGATTCAAAGGGCCGCGTAAGATGACTGTAATCATCCCGGGCATGAACATGAATTTTGAAAGAGTCCCTGCGAGGCCTCAAAAT gagcaggagagccTCCTGAGCAGGTGGCAGAATCACTCGCTGGACAACCTGATCGAGCTGCACAACAAGGCGCCCGTGTGGAACGACGACACCCAGTCTTACGTGCTGAACTTCCACGGCCGCGTCACCCAAGCGTCAGTGAAAAACTTTCAGATAGTTCACGACAACGACC CTGACTACATCGTCATGCAGTTTGGCAGAGTGGCCGAAGACATCTTCACTCTGGACTACAACTACCCCATGTGCGCCCTGCAGGCCTTCGCCATCGGCCTGTCGAGCTTCGACAGCAAGCTGGCCTGCGAATGA
- the tulp3 gene encoding tubby-related protein 3 isoform X3, whose product MMVQPNMEARPRRSRTRRGEEQAPLVESQLSVTNDVIMDGIDGPAAYLGSEAPDLGMKIQILSVSQSQSQFQSQPQSPTAEEPERDGDTETLLEPKTDIHELLQKKGLSGSMNFDEASEHEDDVEDERTCSLSLNADATRPSSAASGKDIPEAVTPGSPTADSALIDVANLEEFVFRPAPRGVTVKCRITRDKKGMDRGLYPTYFMHMEREDGKRVFLLAGRKRKKSKTSNYLISVDATDLSREGESFIGKLRSNLMGTKFTVYDNGTNPCKNPGALLEESNTRQELAAICYETNVLGFKGPRKMTVIIPGMNMNFERVPARPQNEQESLLSRWQNHSLDNLIELHNKAPVWNDDTQSYVLNFHGRVTQASVKNFQIVHDNDPDYIVMQFGRVAEDIFTLDYNYPMCALQAFAIGLSSFDSKLACE is encoded by the exons ATGATGGTCCAGCCCAACATGGAGGCTCGGCCCCGGCGCTCCAGGACACGGCGTGGCGAGGAGCAGGCCCCTCTGGTAGAGTCTCAACTCAGCGTCACCAATGATGTTATCATGGATG GTATCGATGGCCCGGCAGCTTACTTGGGCTCAGAAGCCCCTGATCTGGGAATGAAAATCCAAATCCTGTCAGTGAGCCAGTCCCAGTCTCAGTTCCAGTCACAGCCTCAGTCACCCACTGCCGAGGAGCCTGAGAGGGATGGAGACACCGAGACGCTGCTGGAGCCCAAGACAGACATCCACGAGTTACTGCAGAAAAAAG GTCTGTCTGGCAGCATGAACTTCGACGAAGCCAGCGAGCATGAAGACGACGTGGAGGATGAACGGACGTGCTCTCTGTCCCTCAACGCAGACGCCACCAGACCCTCCTCGGCTGCCAGCGGCAAAGACATTCCA GAGGCGGTAACCCCCGGATCCCCCACAGCGGACAGCGCACTCATCGACGTGGCCAATCTAGAGGAGTTTGTCTTTCGTCCGGCTCCGCGCGGCGTCACTGTTAAATGTCGAATCACCCGGGACAAGAAGGGCATGGACCGCGGCCTGTACCCCACCTACTTCATGcacatggagagagaggacggCAAGAGG GTGTTTCTGCTGgcggggaggaagaggaagaagagtaaGACGTCCAACTACCTTATTTCAGTGGACGCCACTGATCTGTCGCGAGAGGGGGAGAGCTTCATCGGTAAACTGAG GTCCAACCTCATGGGCACCAAATTCACGGTGTACGACAACGGCACCAATCCGTGCAAAAACCCCGGGGCGCTGCTGGAAGAGAGCAACACACGACAGGAGCTTGCTGCCATCTGCTAT GAAACCAACGTGCTGGGATTCAAAGGGCCGCGTAAGATGACTGTAATCATCCCGGGCATGAACATGAATTTTGAAAGAGTCCCTGCGAGGCCTCAAAAT gagcaggagagccTCCTGAGCAGGTGGCAGAATCACTCGCTGGACAACCTGATCGAGCTGCACAACAAGGCGCCCGTGTGGAACGACGACACCCAGTCTTACGTGCTGAACTTCCACGGCCGCGTCACCCAAGCGTCAGTGAAAAACTTTCAGATAGTTCACGACAACGACC CTGACTACATCGTCATGCAGTTTGGCAGAGTGGCCGAAGACATCTTCACTCTGGACTACAACTACCCCATGTGCGCCCTGCAGGCCTTCGCCATCGGCCTGTCGAGCTTCGACAGCAAGCTGGCCTGCGAATGA
- the foxm1 gene encoding forkhead box protein M1, protein MTMRRSPRRPLILRRRKLPFQQNEKPAAECQSPSGVTDSKEPSESSASQCFPDGIRIMDHPSMSDIQVVVVPKTADLQSVIEALTAKGKECGVQGPNKFILLGGNGSQEDGSLCQPAAEGGDVSTRSAVGQPVKAETLHTPDAKPLTGIRALNKDLDCGPLDDSLTNIQWLGKMNTCALEPDPAKQPTSTENQNSNSQTFQAQNTHMEAEAVQQPMSERPPYSYMAMIQFAINSRKSRRMTLKEIYTWIEDHFPYFRKVAKPGWKNSIRHNLSLHDMFIREMSPDDKISFWTIRPEANRCLTLDQVYKPGCDPMTAPVPVPMLFFPHQQQKRILPDARKTAAGSERKMKPLLPRTDSYLVPIQLPVASSVYLPSSSAQFPASGSQQKQNTSRGAKRVRIAPKVTQSDVPAVVTHPQRCKDLKVKVKDESVCAPVKCETPKSLPKRQVSSSRRKQRLVHSMHEEPVLLCPDNTFFDSGVAFDASTFQDVRDAELDEHQQHSPDREFSFKTPIKSSSHLTSSTPSKPPSNVFPEPWKVTPVGKGSQSVLDFSPIRTPGGPAVTPRHDYTTFSFSSTPFKDFPLFSSPRELLTSAPSRATGPADSPMECLRSSCSRELLQAGGAAPANRSVTEGLVLDTMNDSLSKILVDVSFSGLDDEDLGIANISWSEIFPQFK, encoded by the exons ATGACCATGAGACGGAGCCCGAGGAGACCCCTGATCCTGAGAAGACGAAAGTTACCTTTTCAGCAGAATGAAAAGCCAGCAGCTGAATGTCAAAGCCCATCTGGTGTAACAGACTCCAAAGAGCCTTCTGAATCCAGTGCCAGTCAGTGCTTCCCCGATGGCATCCGCATTATGGATCACCCGTCCATGTCTGATATACAGGTGGTTGTCGTTCCCAAAACAGCAGACCTTCAGAGTGTTATTGAGGCCCTCACGGCCAAAGGAAAGGAGTGCGGGGTCCAGGGACCAAACAAGTTCATCCTTCTTGGTGGGAACGGCAGCCAGGAGGATGGATCTTTGTGTCAGCCTGCTGCTGAAGGGGGTGACGTCTCTACCAGGAGTGCAGTTGGTCAGCCGGTGAAAGCAGAAACATTGCACACTCCGGACGCTAAACCTCTCACTGGAATTAGAGCAT TGAATAAGGATCTGGACTGTGGTCCTTTAGATGACAGCCTCACCAATATTCAGTGGCTGGGCAAAATGAACACATGTGCCTTGGAACCAGATCCTGCCAAGCAGCCGACGAGCACGGAGAAccaaaactcaaactcacagacttTTCAG gcacaaaatacacacatggaGGCAGAAGCTGTCCAACAACCCATGTCAGAGAGGCCACCATACTCCTACATGGCCATGATCCAGTTTGCTATCAACAGCCggaagagcaggaggatgaCACTGAAAGAGATTTACACGTGGATCGAGGACCACTTCCCTTACTTCAGAAAGGTGGCCAAGCCAGGATGGAAG AATTCCATCCGCCATAACCTTTCGCTACACGACATGTTCATTCGTGAGATGTCACCAGATGATAAAATTTCCTTCTGGACTATTCGGCCGGAGGCCAATCGGTGCCTCACCCTTGATCAGGTGTACAAG CCTGGTTGTGACCCAATGACTGCTCCTGTTCCCGTGCCAATGCTTTTCTTTCCCCACCAA caacaaaaGAGGATACTTCCAGatgcaagaaaaacagcagctggctCCG agagaaagatgaagccTCTTCTCCCTCGAACGGATTCCTACTTGGTTCCCATCCAGCTCCCCGTCGCCTCCTCCGTCTATCTGCCGTCCTCATCGGCCCAGTTTCCCGCCTCCGGCTcgcagcagaaacagaacacTTCACGGGGAGCCAAGAGAGTGCGGATAGCTCCTAAG GTGACCCAAAGTGACGTCCCGGCTGTGGTGACGCATCCTCAGAGGTGCAAAGACCTcaaggtgaaggtgaaggacGAGTCGGTGTGCGCTCCAGTTAAATGCGAGACTCCTAAATCGCTTCCCAAGAGACAAGTCAGCAGCTCTCGACGTAAGCAGCGCCTGGTTCACTCCATGCACGAGGAGCCCGTCCTCCTCTGCCCCGATAATACTTTCTTTGACTCTGGCGTCGCCTTCGACGCGTCGACTTTCCAGGACGTGCGAGATGCTGAGCTGGACGAGCACCAGCAGCACAGCCCCGATCGGGAGTTCTCCTTCAAGACGCCCATAAAAAGCAGCAGCCACCTGACCTCCTCCACGCCCAGCAAGCCCCCCTCGAATGTCTTCCCCGAGCCCTGGAAGGTGACCCCTGTGGGCAAAGGCAGCCAAAGTGTTCTGGACTTCAGCCCCATCCGCACACCAGGTGGTCCCGCAGTCACGCCGCGGCATGACTACACCAccttcagcttcagcagcacTCCCTTTAAAGACTTTCCTCTGTTCAGCTCCCCCAGAGAGCTGCTCACGTCAGCCCCCTCCAGAGCGACCGGACCGGCAGACTCTCCCATGGAGTGCCTCAGGAGCAGCTGctccagagagctgctgcaggcgGGGGGCGCCGCACCAGCTAACCGCTCCGTCACAGAAGGCCTCGTGCTGGACACAATGAACGACAGCCTGAGCAAGATACTGGTGGACGTCAGCTTCAGCGGCCTGGATGACGAGGACTTGGGTATTGCCAACATCAGCTGGTCCGAAATCTTCCCTCAATTCAAGTAG